The Longimicrobium sp. nucleotide sequence TCCAGCTTCGCCAGCCGGTCGGCCATCACGCGGTCGTCGCCGCCCGCCGCCTCGATCGTCTCCCCCCGGATCTCGTCCATCCCGATCGTCATCTGCGCTTGCCGCTCGTGTATTCTGACCGCCGATGTATCGCCACCGACAACGGGGTCCTCCTGAGGTCGGCGCCGCACCGACTTCGCGTCCGCGCGAATGCCCGGCGCCGACCGAAGGATCTGGTTGACCCGCGGACATGCCCGCCCGTCACACGGATCTCGTGGCGGGGCAAGTAGATCCTTCGGGCGCGCCGAGCATCGCCATGGACCATGGTTCGTCGCGCGCGCCCTCAGGATGACACCGGTGTGGTGCGCTCTACCCGATCCTGCTGTCCCCTGGTTCCTATCCCCTTCACGCCGTGTGGACCGCGCCGTACTCGCGCAGGTAGGCGTGGATGAACGGGTCCACGTCGCCGTCCATCACCTTCTGCACGTCGGGGATCTTCAGCTCGGTGCGATGGTCGTTCACCATCGTGTACGGCTGGAAGACGTAGGAGCGGATCTGGCTGCCGAAGGCGATGTCGGTCTTGGTCGACTCGAGCTTGGCCTTCTCCTTCTCCTGCTCCTCGAGCGCGCGCTGGTAGAGCGCGGCCTTCAGCATCTTCATGGCCGTCGCGCGGTTCTTGTGCTGGCTGCGCTCCTGCTGGCAGGCCACCACGATCCCGCTGGGGAGGTGGCGCAGCCGCACGGCCGACGACGTCTTGTTCACGTGCTGCCCACCGGCGCCCGACGCGCGGTAGACCTCCATCTCGATGTCTTCGTCGCGCACCTCGATCTCGATGTTGTCGTCGACCACGGGGTAGACGAACACCGAGGCGAACGAGGTGTGGCGCCGCGCGTTGCTGTCGAACGGGCTGATGCGCACCAGGCGGTGCACGCCGCGCTCGGCCTTCAGGAAGCCGTACGCGTACTGCCCGCGGATCTCCAGCGTGGCGTCCTTGATCCCCGCCTCCTCGCCCTCCTGCCGGTCGAGCAGCTCCACCTCGAAGCCGTGGCGCTCGCCCCAGCGCTGGTACATGCGCAGGAGCATCTCGGCCCAGTCCTGGCTCTCCGTCCCCCCCGCGCCGGGGTGGATGGTGATGAGGGCGTCGCGGGTGTCGTCGGGCCCCTGCAGCATCATCCTGAGCTGCAGTTCCTCCAGCCGCGGATCGATCCCCTCGATGTCGGCCTGCACCTCGGCCAGCATCTCCGCGTCTTCCTCCATCTCCAGCAGGTCCAGCATCTCGCCCAGCGAGGTCACCCGGGCGTCCATCTCGCCCCAGGGCTCGGACCACTGCTTGATGGAGTTGGCCTCGTCGATGACCTCGCGCGCGGCACCCTGGTCGTTCCAGAACGCCGGCTCGGCCATGCGGGCCTCCAGCTGCCTCAGCCGCTCTTCCTTGCTGTCGAGGTCAAAGAAACCTCCTCAGCTCGGCGAGCCTTTCGCGGTACGTCTCCAGGGTGGAGCGCAGATCTTCGATCATGGGAATATCTCGGTGATCACGGGTTCGGATCGGCGGTGCACGGCCAAACGACAAGGGCCGCCCGGCTGCGGACGGCCCCGTATGGTACACCGCAAGAATACTACCGGGTCGCGTCGGACGGAAGTCCTGAGTCCTGAGTCCCAAGTCCTAAGTTGTTCGGTGGCGCAGCGGCTTGCTCGTCACGACCTCACTTAAGGACTCAGGACCTGGGACTTAGGACTTTCTTCAGAATACCGCCTGCCCCTTCGCCAGGATGTCGTTCAGCGCCTCGCGGAAGTACGGCGTCTTCTTCGCCATCTCCTGGCCCACCTGGGCAACGTACTCCTCCCAGCTCTTCTTGATCTCCTCGGTGAACTCGCGGCGCAGCGTTCCGTTGGCCAGCGCCTGGTCGCGCCGCTCGGGAAAGTACGTCACGATGTCGGAGACCAGCGCCCGCGCCAGCCGCCGCGCCTTCGACGCCGGATCGCTCGCGCCGAAAGGCGAGGGCGCGCGCGCGGCGGGAGCGGGGGACGGTGCCGGAGACGGCGTCGCCACAGGGTGCGGGCGCGGCGCCTCGGCGACGGGCGCGGGAGACGGAGCCGCGGTCGGAGTCACGACGGGCGTCGGGGTCGGAGCGGGGATCGGGGCCGGCGCCTCGGCCGCGGCGCCGTCAGGCGCGGGGACCTGGAACACGGCGCGGCAGATGGAGCAGCGCGCGCGCACGCCACCCGCGGGAACCTTGCGGGGATCCACCCGGAAAACGGTCTTGCAGCTCGTGCACTGAACGTTCATGAAACGGCCCGTGGGCTTGCAGAAACGGAGACGGCGATTGCCGGGGCGGGAAAGCTACGCGGCGCCCGGCTCCGGCGCCACCGCCGCCACCGCCTCGGGCCGCTGCGGCACGCCCTCGTGCGGCCCCGGCGCCGCCCCGCCGCCCGCCGCCGGGTCCAGCAGCTCCGAGGGATGCGGATCGGTGCGGCGGTCGACCACGTAGATGGACCCGGAGAAGGTCTTTGCGTACGCCTTCATCTCCGTGGCCAGCTCGCTGATCTGCGCGGTGTGCACGAAGCTGCGGTTCTCGTTCGTCACCACCCCGATCGACAGCGTCATCAGCGGCACCTGGTACACCTCGCCGCGCCGGTCCTTCCCCATGAAGAACCCCTGCTCGCGGTCCTCCTCGCTGTACTGCAGGGGGATCAGCTCGCTGAACACGCCGATCACCTCCTCGCAGCACACGCGGAAGTCCGCCAGCGGCGCGTTGAAGATGAAGTCGTCGCCGCCGATGTGGCCCACGAACGCCGCCGGGCTGTACGCGCGCACCACCTCGCGCAGGATCCGCGACAGGATCAGGATCACCCGGTCGCCGTGGATGTAGCCGTAGCGGTCGTTGAACTCCTTGAAGTGGTCGAGGTCGGCGTAGCACACCGCGAACTTCTCGCCGCTCCGCAGCCGCTCGGCGATGTCGCGCTGGATCTGCACCGTCCCCGGCAGCAGCGTGGTGGGATGCACGCCCACGTCACGCTCCGCCCGGGCCACCGCCATCCGCAGCCGCAGCAGGAACTCGCGCGCGCTCCCGCTCCCGTTCAGCACCTCGTCGGCGCCGCTCTCCAGCGCCGCCGCCACGATCTCGTCGCTCCCCTCCCCCGAGGCCAGGTACATCACGACGGGCACGACGGAGGTGAACGCCTCGCCCTTCATCTGCCGGCAGAGCGCCAGCGCCTGGTCGGCCGGCGCCGTGGCGTCCACCACCAGTGCCGCGGGGTAGGCGCGGCTGATGCGCACGGCAATCTCTTCGGGCCGCCGCACCTCCTGCACGGGGAACCCCTCGGCCGCGGCGAACTCGCGCACCGCTCCGGGCGCAGGGCGGCCGGTCGGCGAGTAGTGCAGGAGTACGCGCTGAGGCATCGGGCGGGGCCGGTGATGTGGATGGGGTGGTGGAAAAATGATATTCCGCGCGTAACCCCGTGTCAAACATACCGGAACACGTGGTACGGCGGAAACCGGGTCAGGCCAGCGGGCGGGCCTCGTCGATCAGCAGGATGGGGATGTTCTCGCGCACCTCGTAGCGCAGCCGGCAGCGCGGACACACCAGCGCCTCCTCCGGCTCCGTCTCGTGCGTCAGCTCGCCCTTGCATTTCGGGCACACCAGCAGGTCCAGCAGCCACTGCTCGATCACTTCCTCTGCTCCTCGGGAAGGGTGAACCCCAGCCGCTGCAGCTCCAGCGGGCTCTTGCGCCACTTCGGCAGCACCTTCACCCACAGGTCCAGGTAGACGGGAGAACCGACGAAGTCCTCCACCTTCATCCGCGCCGCCTGCCCCAGCCGCCGGATGGCGCTGCCGCCCGCGCCGATGAGGATCGCCTTCTGCGTGGGCCGCTCGACGAAGATCACCGCGCGGACGTACACCGGCGTGGCGGTCTCGCGGAACTCCTCGACCTTCACCGCCACGCTGTACGGCACCTCCTTCTCGTACAGCTCGAAGATGGTCTCGCGCACCAGCTCGGCCACGAAGAAGCGCACCGGCTGCGAGCTGACGTCGTCCTCGGGATAAAGGTATGGAGATTCGGGAAGGAGCGCGGCGATGCGTTCGCGCAGCGCCTCCACCCCCTCGCCCGTCTCCGCCGACGCCTCGGAGACGTCGGCGCCCAGCTGCCCGCGCGCCCACTCACGCACGGCGCGGCGGTCCGCATCCGAGGCCACGTCGATCTTGTTGGAGACGACGACGAACTGCGACGCCTCCTTCACCAGCGCCAGCACGTCGTCGCGGAACTGCGGCTCGCCGCGCGATGCGTCGATCAGCAGGAGCACCACGTCCGCGTCGCCGATCACCTCGGTGGCCTCGTGCATCATCGCGCGGTGCAGCAGGTACCGCGGATCCACCAGGCCGGGGGTGTCGATGAACACCATCTGCACGCCGTCGCGCGTGTCGATCCCCAGCACGCGCTCGCGCGTGGTTTGCGCCAGCGGGGTGACGATGCTGAGCTTCTTCTCCACCAGCCGGTTCATGAGCGACGACTTCCCCACGTTGGGGAAGCCGACCAGCGCCACGGTCCCGGCCTTCGTCGGCGGCTCTGCGTCCTTCGGCTGCGGCATGGCGCCAAAGCTATCGCGCGCGGGCATTTGCGACAACCGCGGGAGGCAACGATCACCACGACACCTGATCGACAAAACAGCAAATCTCACGCAGAGTCAGCAGGGTCAGCAGAGAGAAAACCGCAGTTCCTCTGCTGACCCTGCTGACTCTGCGTGAGATAAATCCTTTTCCAGATTCGAGATGGGGGCTGGATAACAGCAAACAGAAACAGCAACGCCCGCCTCGAAGTGAATCGAGGCGGGCGTTGCTGTATGGATTGGCCGGCGGCGCCGTACTCTCCCACCGGGTGGCCCCGGCAGTACCATCCGCGCAGCGGGTTTTCACTTCCGAGTTCGGGATGGGATCGGGTGGATCCCCCGCGCCATAGCCACCGGCCGTAAAAGCACCGGGCAAGGGGAAGAAGCCGTGTGTGTTCTGCGCCGGAAAAGCGCGAGTCACGCGCGTCCGGAATCGGGTGGACCGGTCAATCAGACCGATCAAGCCTCACGGGCCCTTAGTACGGCTCGGCTGTAGCGCTCGCGCGCCCTGCACCTGCCGCCTATCGACGTGGTGGTCTCCCACGGCCCTTCAGGGAGCTCTAGGCTCCGGGAAGATTCATCTCTGGAGGGGCTTCCCACTTAGATGCGTTCAGCGGTTATCCCGTCCCGACTTAGCTACCCGGCACTGCCGCTGGCGCGAC carries:
- a CDS encoding Trm112 family protein codes for the protein MIEQWLLDLLVCPKCKGELTHETEPEEALVCPRCRLRYEVRENIPILLIDEARPLA
- a CDS encoding zinc-ribbon domain-containing protein, whose amino-acid sequence is MNVQCTSCKTVFRVDPRKVPAGGVRARCSICRAVFQVPAPDGAAAEAPAPIPAPTPTPVVTPTAAPSPAPVAEAPRPHPVATPSPAPSPAPAARAPSPFGASDPASKARRLARALVSDIVTYFPERRDQALANGTLRREFTEEIKKSWEEYVAQVGQEMAKKTPYFREALNDILAKGQAVF
- the era gene encoding GTPase Era — its product is MPQPKDAEPPTKAGTVALVGFPNVGKSSLMNRLVEKKLSIVTPLAQTTRERVLGIDTRDGVQMVFIDTPGLVDPRYLLHRAMMHEATEVIGDADVVLLLIDASRGEPQFRDDVLALVKEASQFVVVSNKIDVASDADRRAVREWARGQLGADVSEASAETGEGVEALRERIAALLPESPYLYPEDDVSSQPVRFFVAELVRETIFELYEKEVPYSVAVKVEEFRETATPVYVRAVIFVERPTQKAILIGAGGSAIRRLGQAARMKVEDFVGSPVYLDLWVKVLPKWRKSPLELQRLGFTLPEEQRK
- a CDS encoding diguanylate cyclase, translated to MPQRVLLHYSPTGRPAPGAVREFAAAEGFPVQEVRRPEEIAVRISRAYPAALVVDATAPADQALALCRQMKGEAFTSVVPVVMYLASGEGSDEIVAAALESGADEVLNGSGSAREFLLRLRMAVARAERDVGVHPTTLLPGTVQIQRDIAERLRSGEKFAVCYADLDHFKEFNDRYGYIHGDRVILILSRILREVVRAYSPAAFVGHIGGDDFIFNAPLADFRVCCEEVIGVFSELIPLQYSEEDREQGFFMGKDRRGEVYQVPLMTLSIGVVTNENRSFVHTAQISELATEMKAYAKTFSGSIYVVDRRTDPHPSELLDPAAGGGAAPGPHEGVPQRPEAVAAVAPEPGAA